Proteins from one Setaria italica strain Yugu1 chromosome V, Setaria_italica_v2.0, whole genome shotgun sequence genomic window:
- the LOC101769896 gene encoding S-norcoclaurine synthase 1 isoform X1, giving the protein MAHAKAGASLQVPNVQELAQTWNGSGERVPDRYVRKEETAAEEVVAGRAIPVVDLSRLLDPRSSEEELANLGDACQHWGFFQLVNHGVPDEVLQDVKRDITEFFNLPLEAKKAHAQVPGGLEGYGQAFVFSETQKLDWADMIYLMISPREERDPRFWPARPPSFTGSVDRYAAETARVAASLLRSMAADLGVAPERLSEAFRGLPQSMRTTYYPPCRQASDVLGLSPHTDATGLALLLHVNDVQGLQIRKDGRWLAVDPLPGAFVVTVGDILEILSNGRYRSIEHRAVVHPDKDRISAAVFHQPCPDTTIGPLPELVKKDSGGARYKSMEYMDFMKSFFAAKLDGRRSHMDALRI; this is encoded by the exons ATGGCGCATGCGAAAGCAGGAGCGTCCCTGCAGGTGCCCAACGTGCAGGAACTCGCCCAGACTTGGAACGGATCAGGCGAGCGGGTGCCTGACCGGTACGTCAGGAAGGAGGAGaccgccgccgaggaggtcgtcgccggccgcgccatcCCGGTCGTCGACCTCAGCAGGTTGCTTGACCCACGGTCCTCGGAAGAGGAGCTCGCGAACCTCGGAGATGCCTGTCAGCACTGGGGTTTCTTTCAG CTCGTCAACCACGGTGTGCCGGACGAGGTGCTCCAGGACGTGAAGAGGGACATCACCGAGTTCTTCAACCTCCCGCTGGAAGCCAAGAAGGCGCACGCGCAGGTTCCGGGCGGCCTCGAGGGGTACGGCCAGGCGTTCGTCTTCTCCGAGACGCAGAAGCTGGACTGGGCGGACATGATCTACCTCATGATCAGCCCCAGGGAGGAGCGGGACCCGAGGTTCtggcccgcccggccgccgtccTTCACGGGCTCCGTCGACAGGTacgcggcggagacggcgagggtggcggcgtCCTTGCTGCGGTCCATGGCCGCGGACCTGGGCGTGGCGCCGGAGCGCCTCTCGGAGGCGTTCCGGGGGCTGCCGCAGAGCATGAGGACGACCTACTACCCGCCGTGCCGGCAGGCCAGCGACGTGCTCGGGCTGTCGCCGCACACCGACGCCACTGGCCTGGCGCTGCTGCTCCACGTCAACGATGTGCAGGGCCTGCAGATCAGGAAGGACGGCAGGTGGCTCGCCGTTGACCCTCTGCCCGGCGCTTTCGTCGTCACCGTCGGCGACATACTGGAG ATTCTAAGCAATGGGAGATACAGAAGCATTGAGCACAGGGCCGTGGTCCACCCTGACAAAGACCGCATCTCGGCGGCGGTGTTCCATCAGCCGTGCCCCGACACGACGATCGGCCCACTGCCGGAGCTGGTGAAGAAAGACAGCGGCGGGGCACGGTACAAATCCATGGAGTACATGGACTTCATGAAGAGCTTCTTCGCGGCGAAGCTCGATGGACGGAGGAGCCACATGGATGCTTTGAGGATCTAG
- the LOC101769896 gene encoding S-norcoclaurine synthase 1 isoform X2: MPVSTGVSFRTHCLQLVNHGVPDEVLQDVKRDITEFFNLPLEAKKAHAQVPGGLEGYGQAFVFSETQKLDWADMIYLMISPREERDPRFWPARPPSFTGSVDRYAAETARVAASLLRSMAADLGVAPERLSEAFRGLPQSMRTTYYPPCRQASDVLGLSPHTDATGLALLLHVNDVQGLQIRKDGRWLAVDPLPGAFVVTVGDILEILSNGRYRSIEHRAVVHPDKDRISAAVFHQPCPDTTIGPLPELVKKDSGGARYKSMEYMDFMKSFFAAKLDGRRSHMDALRI, encoded by the exons ATGCCTGTCAGCACTGGGGTTTCTTTCAG AACGCACTGCCTGCAGCTCGTCAACCACGGTGTGCCGGACGAGGTGCTCCAGGACGTGAAGAGGGACATCACCGAGTTCTTCAACCTCCCGCTGGAAGCCAAGAAGGCGCACGCGCAGGTTCCGGGCGGCCTCGAGGGGTACGGCCAGGCGTTCGTCTTCTCCGAGACGCAGAAGCTGGACTGGGCGGACATGATCTACCTCATGATCAGCCCCAGGGAGGAGCGGGACCCGAGGTTCtggcccgcccggccgccgtccTTCACGGGCTCCGTCGACAGGTacgcggcggagacggcgagggtggcggcgtCCTTGCTGCGGTCCATGGCCGCGGACCTGGGCGTGGCGCCGGAGCGCCTCTCGGAGGCGTTCCGGGGGCTGCCGCAGAGCATGAGGACGACCTACTACCCGCCGTGCCGGCAGGCCAGCGACGTGCTCGGGCTGTCGCCGCACACCGACGCCACTGGCCTGGCGCTGCTGCTCCACGTCAACGATGTGCAGGGCCTGCAGATCAGGAAGGACGGCAGGTGGCTCGCCGTTGACCCTCTGCCCGGCGCTTTCGTCGTCACCGTCGGCGACATACTGGAG ATTCTAAGCAATGGGAGATACAGAAGCATTGAGCACAGGGCCGTGGTCCACCCTGACAAAGACCGCATCTCGGCGGCGGTGTTCCATCAGCCGTGCCCCGACACGACGATCGGCCCACTGCCGGAGCTGGTGAAGAAAGACAGCGGCGGGGCACGGTACAAATCCATGGAGTACATGGACTTCATGAAGAGCTTCTTCGCGGCGAAGCTCGATGGACGGAGGAGCCACATGGATGCTTTGAGGATCTAG
- the LOC101770560 gene encoding uncharacterized protein LOC101770560: MALAFASHARRLLLSGAGAPARSFHAQPYQAKVGVVEFLNGVGKGVETHAAKLEEAVGGDLQRLLEARTLRLKKLGIPCKHRKLILSFAHKYRLGLWKPRAEPRKVE; encoded by the exons ATGGCTCTCGCGTTCGCATCTcacgcgcgccgcctcctcctctccggcgCTGGAGCTCCGGCGAGATCGTTCCACGCACAGCCCTACCAAG CCAAGGTTGGCGTGGTGGAGTTCCTGAACGGTGTGGGGAAGGGGGTGGAGACGCACGCAGCGAAGCTGGAGGAGGCCGTGGGCGGCGACCTCCAGAGGCTCCTCGAGGCCCGCACGCTAAGGCTCAAGAAGCTCGGCATCCCCTGCAAGCAT AGGAAGTTGATCTTGAGTTTTGCTCACAAGTATCGTCTTGGTCTCTGGAAGCCCCGGGCAGAACCAAGGAAAGTAGAATGA
- the LOC101770971 gene encoding probable glycerol-3-phosphate acyltransferase 3: MASKPFSKSVFTFYHFVRRRLGNPPGQHHHRRNTSGIPTYPEIIEGCPLASQDDDQLQNQVLILDIEGGLLRSQCLLPYFIVVAIDAGSFLRGLVLLCLYPLLSFLTQEVQSRVMVMLCFLGLREEKVRRVVRATLPKHFLEDIGREGFEVVRGFKRVVGLSRMIPRVMVEDFLKEYIGLEMVVGREVKIVRGRYVGLLEMEDERRLSLDKLEGTEMVGFGSSSSYFYHNHHQLFTCCKEVYLVTPEQKKQWSTLPRDQYPRPLIFHDGRLAFRPTPQATLTMFMWLPLAVPLTVLRTLIFVILPYSISLPIGSASGITTRVINSPISATGNTNHGAYAQPNPQGHLYVCNHRTLLDPVYISVMLNKKVSAVTYSLSRVTELLSPIKTIRLTRNRDEDQRRMEYLLQKGDLVICPEGTTCREPYLLRFSPLFVELVDEVYPVALVNWSNMFYGTSTGRSKYMDHFYYFMNPHPAYVVEFMDRMPTHGVINGRRCESYEVANMVQSEIGRVLRFEPTKLTRKDKYMILAGHEGVADTKQ; encoded by the exons ATGGCGTCCAAGCCATTCTCCAAATCTGTTTTCACCTTCTACCATTTTGTTCGTCGGAGACTTGGGAATCCACCAGGCCAGCACCATCATCGTCGAAACACGAGCGGGATACCTACCTATCCTGAGATCATCGAGGGGTGCCCACTAGCCTCCCAAGATGATGATCAGCTTCAAAACCAAGTTCTAATCCTAGATATTGAAGGAGGACTACTAAGGTCTCAATGTCTCCTCCCTTATTTCATCGTTGTTGCCATAGATGCAGGTAGTTTCCTTAGAGGTCTAGTCCTATTATGCCTCTACCCTCTTCTCTCTTTCTTGACACAAGAAGTACAATCAAGGGTCATGGTCATGTTATGCTTCTTGGGGTTAAGAGAGGAGAAGGTGAGAAGGGTCGTTCGGGCGACATTGCCAAAGCATTTTCTAGAGGATATAGGGAGGGAAGGGTTTGAGGTGGTGAGAGGGTTCAAGAGGGTGGTAGGATTGAGTAGGATGATCCCTAGGGTTATGGTGGAGGATTTCCTGAAGGAGTACATAGGCCTGGAGATGGTGGTGGGAAGGGAGGTGAAGATTGTGAGAGGGCGTTATGTTGGTCTGTTGGAAATGGAGGATGAGAGAAGACTAAGCCTGGATAAGCTTGAAGGAACAGAGATGGTAGGTTTTGGAAGCAGCTCAAGCTATTTTTACCATAATCATCACCAGCTCTTCACTTGCTGCAAG GAGGTTTACTTGGTAACCCCAGAACAAAAGAAACAATGGTCAACCTTGCCAAGAGACCAGTACCCAAGGCCCTTGATCTTCCATGATGGCAGGCTAGCTTTCAGGCCTACTCCTCAAGCCACCCTCACCATGTTCATGTGGCTCCCGCTTGCTGTTCCCCTCACAGTGCTCCGAACACTCATCTTTGTGATCCTTCCATATTCTATCTCCCTCCCAATTGGGAGTGCGTCCGGAATTACAACCCGCGTCATCAACTCCCCAATCTCTGCCACTGGTAACACAAACCATGGAGCATATGCCCAGCCCAATCCGCAGGGTCATCTGTACGTATGCAACCACCGCACACTCCTTGACCCAGTTTACATCTCAGTGATGCTGAACAAGAAGGTATCAGCAGTGACATACAGTCTCAGCCGTGTCACCGAGCTCCTGTCACCAATCAAAACCATCCGGCTGACCCGAAACCGAGATGAGGATCAAAGGAGGATGGAGTACTTGCTGCAGAAGGGGGACTTGGTGATTTGCCCTGAGGGCACTACGTGCAGGGAGCCATACCTGCTCCGATTCAGCCCACTTTTCGTCGAGCTCGTCGATGAGGTCTACCCAGTGGCACTGGTGAACTGGTCCAATATGTTCTACGGCACGTCTACAGGCAGGTCCAAGTACATGGACCACTTCTACTACTTCATGAACCCGCACCCGGCGTACGTTGTCGAGTTCATGGACAGGATGCCAACACATGGGGTGATCAATGGCAGGAGATGTGAGAGCTATGAGGTGGCAAACATGGTGCAGAGTGAGATTGGTAGGGTACTTCGGTTTGAACCCACTAAACTAACTCGCAAGGACAAATACATGATTCTAGCAGGACATGAAGGGGTTGCGGATACAAAGCAGTAA
- the LOC101779508 gene encoding putative pentatricopeptide repeat-containing protein At1g56570, protein MPDRDVVAWTAMLSGYASSGCHREALDVFRRMLAAGVVPNEFTLSSVLTACRGGDAGGGGGAASIHAVAVMRGVDHMPYVVNALIDAYASRGDGLVDARSLFDTLGAGRTAASWTSMIAGYARWGMENTGLQLFQKMIQDDIELSPFTCSIAIHACASLGDLYTGQQIHVVSIRKALGANLAVANSLIDMYCTCESIVDARRLFDEMPERNLVTWNTIIAGSSRNDPRMAMQLLVDMDIEPNCLTLTSITSACAGLAALRCGQQVHGAVLRRNYGDDLKVSNALVDMYSKCGSIFNAKKVFNMMACKDILSWTSMIGGYGMNGYANEAIDLFNSMVHAGVRPDHVVFVGLISACSHAGLVDEGWNLFMSMLFEYSIQPNMEIYGCVTNLLARAGRLREAFNLIDTMPLTPDESVWGALLGACKMHKNVELGRLAARKIIEINPDAAKTYILLANIYAADSKWGDYAVMRRWLRGTGSSKEVGMSWIEVTDKMYSFSTADSNSLQVSLADEVLRILVQHMDEAGNDFDENLSKVA, encoded by the exons atgcccgACCGGGACGTCGTGGCGTGGACGGCCATGCTCTCCGGCTACGCCTCCAGCGGCTGCCACCGTGAGGCGCTAGACGTATTCCGGCGCATGCTCGCGGCCGGCGTCGTCCCCAACGAGTTCACACTGTCCAGCGTCCTGACCGCGTGCCgtggcggcgacgccggcggcggcggcggcgcagcgtcGATCCATGCCGTCGCTGTGATGCGGGGAGTGGATCACATGCCGTACGTAGTGAACGCGCTCATCGACGCGTACGCGTCCCGCGGCGACGGCCTCGTGGACGCGAGGAGTCTGTTCGATACCCTGGGGGCAGGGCGCACGGCCGCGTCGTGGACGTCCATGATTGCCGGTTATGCCCGGTGGGGCATGGAGAATACGGGGCTACAATTGTTCCAAAAGATGATTCAG GATGATATTGAGTTGAGTCCATTCACCTGCTCTATTGCAATCCATGCATGTGCTTCACTCGGCGACTTATATACTGGACAGCAAATTCATGTAGTCTCCATAAGGAAAGCTCTTGGAGCCAACCTCGCTGTTGCAAATTCTCTGATCGACATGTACTGCACATGTGAAAGCATAGTGGATGCAAGGAGGCTTTTTGATGAAATGCCTGAAAGAAACTTGGTCACCTGGAATACCATTATTGCTGGATCTAGCCGAAATGATCCTCGAATGGCCATGCAGCTGCTTGTTGACATGGATATCGAGCCAAATTGCTTGACTCTAACTAGCATCACATCAGCATGTGCTGGTCTTGCAGCTCTAAGATGTGGCCAGCAGGTCCATGGGGCTGTACTTCGGAGAAACTATGGCGATGACCTAAAAGTTTCCAATGCCCTCGTAGACATGTACTCCAAGTGTGGAAGCATTTTTAATGCTAAGAAGGTATTCAACATGATGGCTTGCAAGGATATATTATCGTGGACATCAATGATTGGTGGATATGGGATGAATGGGTATGCGAATGAGGCCATCGATCTGTTCAATTCCATGGTCCATGCTGGGGTTCGTCCAGACCATGTGGTGTTCGTGGGCCTGATCAGTGCTTGCAGCCATGCTGGTTTAGTAGATGAAGGATGGAACCTTTTCATGTCAATGCTATTTGAGTATAGTATCCAGCCTAACATGGAAATTTATGGTTGTGTCACCAATCTTCTTGCTCGTGCAGGGAGGCTGAGAGAAGCCTTTAACCTCATTGATACAATGCCACTCACTCCTGATGAATCTGTCTGGGGAGCTTTGCTTGGTGCTTGCAAGATGCACAAGAATGTAGAGCTGGGCAGACTAGCTGCAAGGAAAATAATTGAGATTAATCCTGATGCTGCGAAGACTTACATCCTGCTTGCAAACATATATGCTGCAGATAGTAAATGGGGTGATTATGCTGTGATGAGGAGGTGGTTGAGGGGCACAGGAAGCAGCAAGGAGGTCGGAATGAGTTGGATAGAGGTAACAGATAAGATGTATAGCTTTAGCACAGCTGACAGTAACAGTCTCCAAGTTAGTTTGGCGGATGAGGTATTGCGGATCTTAGTTCAACACATGGATGAAGCGGGAAATGATTTTGACGAAAATCTTTCCAAGGTTGCATGA
- the LOC101771368 gene encoding transcription factor JAMYB, translated as MEALWSMSPCGGLPSSAAELRRGPWTAEEDALLAGYVAAHGEGRWNELALEAGLRRTGKSCRLRWLNYLRPGVRRGGFTPREQLLILDLHSRWGNRWSKIAANLPGRTDNEVKNYWRTRVQKHAKQLGCDVGSARFHDAMRNLWMPRLLERIHADELAASADVPHCYYSAPSSSQPACQNAVAPISSSCARAPSPDATSCVTGGSSSSWEAAQFQASSPTMAAWSTPEQCQNGCSSTTSGDNNMFDESWSELLARANHDDADSAGLLPDFGLGETGDNWWSLDDILQQPLY; from the coding sequence ATGGAAGCGCTGTGGTCGATGTCTCCTTGCGGCGGCTTGCCGTCGTCAGCGGCGGAGCTTCGGCGGGGGCCgtggacggcggaggaggacgcgcTGCTGGCGGGCTACGTGGCGGCGCACGGGGAGGGCCGGTGGAACGAGCTGGCGCTCGAGGCGGGGCTGCGGCGGACGGGCAAGAGCTGCCGCCTCCGGTGGCTCAACTACCTCCGCCCCGGCGTGCGCCGCGGCGGGTTCACCCCGCGGGAGCAGCTGCTCATCCTCGACCTCCACTCCCGCTGGGGCAACCGCTGGTCCAAGATCGCCGCGAACCTCCCGGGGCGCACGGATAACGAGGTCAAGAACTACTGGCGGACCCGGGTGCAGAAGCACGCCAAGCAGCTGGGGTGCGACGTCGGCAGCGCCCGCTTCCACGACGCCATGAGGAACCTCTGGATGCCGCGGCTACTCGAGAGGATCCACGCCGACGAGTTGGCCGCCTCTGCCGATGTTCCTCACTGCTACTACTCCGCGCCTTCCTCCTCTCAGCCGGCGTGCCAAAACGCCGTTGCACCCATCAGCAGCagctgcgcgcgcgcgccgtcaCCGGACGCCACGTCGTGTGTGACCGGCGGATCATCGTCGTCATGGGAGGCGGCGCAGTTCCAGGCGAGCAGTCCTACCATGGCGGCTTGGTCCACCCCCGAGCAATGCCAAAACGGCTGCTCGAGCACCACGAGCGGTGACAACAACATGTTCGACGAGAGCTGGTCGGAGCTTCTTGCTCGCGCCAACCACGACGACGCGGATTCCGCCGGCCTGCTGCCGGACTTTGGATTGGGAGAAACTGGAGACAACTGGTGGAGTTTGGACGATATCTTGCAGCAACCGCTATACTGA
- the LOC101771760 gene encoding WAT1-related protein At1g09380, translating to MGNDCVPPVAMVLVQLGFAGMNVVSKLALDAGMSPYVLIAYRNLIAAAFIAPIAYLLESRSGAKITKKVLLQIFISSIFGATLNQVLYFVGLKSTTPTVACALSNTLPALTFVMAAALKMETVRPGTPAGQAKLVGTAVCVGGSMIIPFYKGPVLRLWESPIHWRFAEHTSAASAPAAAAAGGHSGAILGDVLIIASCAAWAVWFVMQTRMAEDFSAPYTSTAIMCLMAGAQCAGVSAAMDRSLDVWKLGFDIRLYSVLYIGVVGSGIGFAIMSWCIQVRGPLYVSMFSPLLMVVVAIVGWAILGEKIRVGSAIGSVLIVAGLYMVLWGKGREMDKPGGLDNDKGDEEAGMGLGLKGKPAVASNRVDAVTPLPPVFSATSPNKDTGPRNGSN from the exons atggGGAACGACTGCGTGCCCCCCGTCGCGATGGTGCTGGTGCAGCTGGGCTTCGCCGGTATGAATGTGGTGTCCAAGCTAGCGCTGGACGCCGGCATGAGCCCCTACGTGCTCATCGCCTACCGCaacctcatcgccgccgccttcatCGCCCCCATCGCCTACCTGCTCGAGAG TAGGAGCGGGGCGAAAATCACCAAGAAAGTGCTCCTCCAGAtcttcatctcctccatctTCGG GGCGACGCTGAACCAGGTGCTCTACTTCGTGGGGCTCAAGTCCACCACCCCGACGGTGGCGTGCGCGCTGAGCAACACGCTGCCGGCGCTCACCTTcgtcatggcggcggcgctcaagATGGAGACGGTGCGGCCGGGCACGCCGGCGGGGCAGGCCAAGCTGGTCGGCACGGCGGTCTGCGTGGGGGGCTCCATGATCATACCCTTCTACAAGGGCCCCGTGCTCAGGCTGTGGGAGTCCCCGATCCACTGGCGCTTCGCCGAGCACACGTCGGCGGcgtccgcgcccgccgcggcggcggcgggcgggcactCCGGGGCCATCCTCGGCGACGTCCTCATCATCGCCAGCTGCGCCGCCTGGGCCGTCTGGTTCGTCATGCAGACCAGGATGGCGGAGGACTTCTCGGCGCCCTACACCAGCACGGCCATCATGTGCCTCATGGCGGGAGCACAGTGCGCGGGCGTCAGCGCCGCCATGGACCGGAGCCTCGACGTGTGGAAGCTCGGGTTCGACATCAGGCTCTACTCCGTGCTCTACATC GGGGTCGTGGGGTCCGGGATCGGGTTCGCGATCATGTCGTGGTGCATCCAGGTGCGCGGGCCGCTGTACGTGTCCATGTTCAGCCCACTGCTGATGGTCGTCGTCGCCATCGTCGGCTGGGCCATCCTCGGCGAGAAGATACGCGTCGGGAG TGCTATCGGGTCGGTGCTCATCGTTGCCGGGCTGTACATGGTGCTCTGGGGCAAGGGGAGGGAGATGGACAAGCCGGGCGGCCTCGACAACGAcaagggcgacgaggaggccggcATGGGGCTGGGCTTGAAGGGGAAGCCTGCCGTCGCAAGCAATCGCGTCGACGCCGTCACCCCCCTGCCGCCGGTGTTCTCTGCAACTAGCCCCAACAAGGACACGGGGCCCCGAAACGGCAGCAACTGA